The DNA sequence ATGTGTTACTAACACAGAACCATAGGTGTAGCCATTTAGTAAGGCACACTGCAAGTGCATGACCCTGTGAGAACCTTTGTATGATTTGTGGACTCGAGGAGAAGATGCATACAAGTGTGTCGGCATATGTTTTGCAGGTGATTGTGTGAAAGGACCTATTCTGTGAAAACACTTATAGGGTCATTGTGGGATGAGGAGTGGGTACCTAGTGCTGGAGATGGGGCTCAGGGTCCCAGCAGACATAAAaccaaagtctaccttctggtcTGTGATAGGCACTTAAGAAATgaatactgaatgaatgaacattgAGAAACTGAATGAATGGATGTTTGGATAATGGACATAGGGTGAAAGGACTGAGAATGTGGCGGGGTTTGGGCATTCTTGGGCTCTCTCTCCTTGAAAAGGAGGGCACGGGGTGGAAGAGAGGCTGGGAACTATACAGACCATAATGCTGAGTCCACCACCCCCAAAGGGCTTTGTTTCTATTTCAAAGAAAGTAGAGAAGGAAGGGGGAGCCTTAGACCTGCCTGCCTTACCCTGCAGCACACAGAGTCTCAGGAATTGATGCTCTTCATAAAGAAGAACATGCtattccatgtatttatttaatccttCCCCCCGTGTATTTATTTGGTTTCAGAAAGGAGTTAAGTGAgctataatacaaaataaaataaacattgtaaaaagaatgaaagaatgagacAGAGGGAAAACCACAGCAGAAGAGAAATGAGACTAGAAGAGTAGGCAAGCTTCTTTGCTGGAGTTGGCTCTGATGCTTCTGCAGCCAAGATTCACAGCCTCCTTAaggctgggattttttttctcaaaagaagcccAACTATTTCAAGTACTGATTCCAGGGAGATATTTCCCGTGGATTCCCTATGTGTTGCTGGGAACAACATCCTTAGAGTGAAAGTCATTTGTATGAAGGCAGAAAAAATGGTCTGCAGAAGCATCTCATACCCTGTGGGTGAGGGAGGAGTGAGCAGGAATTGGCCCTACTTTTCTGGAAGATAATTTGCCAGTTGTCtatcaaaattttatatatactttgGCATATAATTACACCCGTTagaatttatctcacagacaCATTCACATTTCTATAGTCAAAGATGTTGACTTCAACAACATTGGTATAAGTAAAAGGTTGGAAACTGCCTACATGCTCACAGATAGGAGACAAATCGACTAACTCAAAGTCCTGCCTTACAATGGAGTACTATACAGCCTTGAAAAAGAATGACAAGATCTTTATGTTAGGACATGGCACAATCTCTTAAGTTAtttcaagtgaaaaaaataataataatattgcagAACAATGTGTATGCTTGgatatacataaaattattctgaaagaaTACACAAGAAACTTAAATGTGGCTACCCCAGGAGTTAGTAATAAACGTGGGTGGAAAAAAGAGGGACTTTTACTTTTCAATTTAGAATATACCCTGTTGTGCTAGTTGACTTTCCTCCTACTATTGACAAGTATTACAGTCCTTTTTAATTgaaataagttatttttcctagcacaaatttaaaaaaaattaaaatggaaaaacacaggcgtgagcaaaataaatgaatggcaaTAATCTCCATGCTTTACTGAGTGCGCCTGGACGTTGAAGTGCTCTCAGTTTTTCTCCATAGGAAATGCACAGGTGAGAAACTGACGTTAAAGGGGATTCAATGTCAAGCTAGTAAGTGGCACAGGGCAGATTCAAACCCAACACTGTGGAACCCCAAGTCCAAGGTCCTCCCCTGCTGCCCCTCGGTCTCTGCCTCTAGGCGGGAAGCACATCTACTGAACTGTCGGCGGGGTGAGGCGCAGCGCCCCAGACCGGCGCATCCGCGGCCCCGGCGCACACAGGCTCCATGCTTGGGGAGCGCGCGCGCACGCAGCGGCGCTAGCCTGGCGGCGGCGGCGACAACAACAACGTCACAGCTCGAGCTTTCCTTTTCGGGAGTCCCCGGCACACATCCTGTGTCCATGTTTGGGCATTTACGTCACGGCGGCAGGGCCGGGGCCTCCCAAAATGGCAGTGGCCCGGGGAGTCGGAAGCCCGGAGCCAGCGCCGCCGCAGCTATATAAGTGGGGGGGCTGTGGGTTGGGGGAGCCCGGCTGCGCTTTGGAGAGGCGAGGAGCCGCCGCCCGAGGCCGGTGCGGGCGAGCGAGGGCGCCGCGGCTCCCCGACTCCTTTCACAGAGGTGAGTGCCCGAAGCCAGGAGCCCGGGCGCCTAGGTCTGCGCGCTGCGGGGAACCCCTACCGCCAGCCTCCCCGCCACCCGCGCGCCCCCAAGCACAGCGGGAGAGGCCCCGGGCGCCCCACAGCCGGCGCCGCGCCATGCTCCACCTTAGCGAGTTTTCCGAACCCGACGCGCTCCTGGTCAAGTCCACTGAAGGCTGTTGCGCCGAACCCAGCGCTGAATTGCCCCGGCTGCCCGCCAGGGACGCTCCCGCGGCCACCGGCTACCCTGGAGGTAAGGAGGGCGAGCAGGGGTGCTCAGACGACTACAGCGCAGCGCAGGGGCGCACCACACCTGAGAACCGGGAGGGACTGGGACACTGGAGCTGTGAGAATAGGGGCGATGGGAAGCTTAGGAGTCCTGGGGTGCGCACCCCCATTCCCACCCACACTGGGCCGCCAGCGCCTCCGCAGGAACCTGTGCGGTTATCGGAGCGCCCTTTTGCCTGTGCACGTGTGTTTTGCGTGTGCATGTTTCTATGTGCTCCTTGGGACGTATGCGGGCCCCTGCTGAATCAGAACGTGCAAAATGCACTTTGTGTATATCTGTGGGCACCAAGAGTTTCGTGGGTAGGGGCTGTGGACTCAGGTGCACCCTTTGATGTGCCCAGAGCTGATTCCTGCTCCCTCCTCAGCAGGCGACTTCTTGAGCTGGGCTTTGAACAGCTGCAGCGCAAGTGGGGACTTAGCCGACTCCTGCTTCCTGGAGGGGCCTGCGCCCACACCCCCTCCCGGCCTCAGCTACAGCGGTAGCTTCTTCATTCAGGCAGTGCCCGAACACCCGCACGACCCGGAGGCACTCTTCAACCTCATGTCGGGCATCTTAGGCCTGGCACCGTTCCCCGGTCCAGAGGCAGCAGCGTCCAGATCCCCGCTGGATGCCTCTTTTCCCGCGGGGCCCGATGCCTTGCTGCCGGGTCCGCCGGACCTTTACTCCCCAGATCTGGGAGCTGTCCCCTTCCCAGAGGCGTTCTGGGAGGCCTCGCCTTGCGCGGGCGCCCCCTCGCAGTGCCTGTATGAGCCTCAGCTCTCCCCGCCCGACGTCAAGCCCGGCCTCCGGGCGCCTCCTGCCTCGCCAGCGCTGGACGCTGCCTCTGCCTTTAAGGGTCCCTACGCGCCCTGGGAGCTGCTTTCTGTGGGGGCCCCGGGGAACTGTGGGTCACAGGGAGGCTACCAGACCGCCCCCGAGGCTCGTTTTCCCGCAATAGGGACCAAGATTGAGGACTTGCTGTCCATCAGCTGCCCTGCGGAACTGCCGGCCGTCCCAGCCAACAGACTCTACCCTAGCGGGGCCTACGACGCTTTCCCGCTGGCCCCGGGTGACTTAGGGGAGGGGGCTGAGGGCCTCCCTGGGCTCCTCACCCCTCctagtggggagggagggagtagCGGCGACGGCGGAGAGTTTCTAGTCAGTACGCAGCCTCAGCTTTCCCCGCTGGGCCTTCGCAGCGCCGCCGCGGCTGACTTCCCCAAACCTCTGGTGGCGGACATCCCTGGAAGCAGCGGCGTGGCTGCACCACCCGTGCCGCCACCGCCGCCCACCCCTTTCCCCCCGGCCAAGGTGCGACGCAAGGGGCGCCGTGGCGGCAAATGCAGCACACGCTGCTTCTGCCCGCGGCCGCACGCCAAGGCCTTCGCTTGCCCGGTGGAGAGTTGTGTGCGGAGCTTTGCGCGCTCCGATGAGCTCAATCGCCACCTGCGCATCCACACGGGCCACAAACCCTTCCAGTGCCGCATCTGCCTCCGCAACTTCAGCCGCAGCGACCACCTCACCACGCACGTGCGCACCCACACCGGCGAGAAGCCCTTTGCTTGCGACGTGTGCGGCCGCCGCTTCGCGCGCAGTGATGAGAAGAAACGGCACAGCAAGGTGCACCTCAAGCAGAAGGCGCGCGCCGAGGAGCGGCTCAAGGGCCTCGGCTTTTACTCGCTGGGCCTCTCCTTCGCCTCCCTCTGAGCAAGAGATGGGTTTATGGGTTGGAGCGCCGCCATTCGGCGCACACGAGATCCGGGCCGTTCCCCTCCCCGCTCTTCTTCCAACTCCTCCTCGCACGCCCGAGGGCCGGCCTCCGGTCCCGCTTCCAGTTTCCTTGAAGCGCCCGCCGCACACGCCCTATTCAGCACCAGTTCCGCGGACAGTTCCCGCGGTCCAGGCGCTGTCCCTTGTCAGCCGCGCTTTGGGGGAAGTCTTCTGAGACTACCCAGTGAATAGGCACTACCCTGGGATTCAAGACAGTCTTTTGTAACTGGCGCACGCCCCACGCCTTCCTCTATAACCCCCAGAGACAGGCTGGGGCAGCGCCAAGCCGGTCTCACGCGGGACTTTGTACAGCAGTGTCTTATCCAGCAGCCATTGGATGTAACGTTttgctttggggtttttttcttttgttgttaatttttgtaaagcaGACGCTACTCTCAAGCAGTTGACAAAACTGtttatttttgcaattaaaaTTATTGTGCTAAAAGCTTACCGAATCTGCCATGTAAGCTCCTGACCCTTCCCCTCAGCTTCTCCCGCAGGACCATAAGTGCCAGAAGATAAAGGACATCCCCACACTCATGGGGTACAGGCCCTGAACATATTACACACCCACTGCCAGGTACACCTGCCAGGAACTGCGGCAcagagtaggcattcaataaatgtgtgCTGGGTTAATGAACGAATTTAATCACAGCTCACCTAAGGGCTGGAGGTGTTTCTGGAACTTCAAAGTGGTTAAAAGGTGTAGGTGttcaacattatatatatatatatattattctccTTAATCCTCACAATCCCAAATAAAGCAGGCATACACCTCACTTCAAAGGTGTGGAAGCAATGTAGATAGCTTGCTGGAACAATGTAGTTAACCCAGGCTAGGAACAGACAGGTCAAACACATCTATCTAACTTCAAAGCCAACCCTCATTTTCCAACCCCAGAATGGAGGCACCTAAGCTTAACAGCACTGATTGGAAACGCTTCCTACCAGAAGGTGAGAAACAGGTTTGGCAGCTAGAGGGAGCTCCAGGCAGTAGCGACAGCAGCAAAAGGCTGCAGTATTTTGGTGCTGTTTGAGAAAGCCCAGAGTGTTCACTGTCACAGAGGCTCCAGACAGTATCTATGCATCTGTTCAAGAGTCACATGGTGTCAGGGCCCAAAGGGTATCAGCATTTAGCTAGAGCACACCTGAATATAGCAAGGAGCAGGCATTTGCCAGAGACTCATGGTCACCTTAGTTGCTCTTCCCACAAAAAGGATCTTCTCCAGGAGGCATCAGCCTACTTACCATTCAGCCATGCACCTGCCACAGCCACTTTTCTCCAGCTGTCCTTCCAAGTGAAACCTTTATGGCTTTGGGATCAGAGGAAGGCTAGGAGGGTGATGAGGAAAGCATGACTTTGTAATGGTGAAGGTGGCCCTTTTTACTCTTTGAACTCCCTACCCAAAGCTTTTCCACTTTTTCTGGCCATCTTGGGCAGACCTTGGAGCATAAAAAGGCTGCTGTGCTCTCCATCTCTCTGCTCCAATGACCCTTCTCTgataaggaagaaagaaggccTGTGTCTGGggacttcattcttttctcttctgaGCTGAGCTGTTCTTGAATTAAGAGAGCTTACAGCCCTATGATGCCAGATCAAACCAGCTTCTGATCCTCTTGCTTGTTTCTTCACCCCTTCACCCTCAGATATGCTCACCCTCCACCGCACAGTCCAACTGACCAGAGACAAAATGATCAACTCAGAGAATCCCATCCGTTTCTCTCCCCAGGTGTTAAGTGCTTTCATGTGGCCAAGTATCTTGTATCTAAGAAACTAATTTGTGATAAAGGATTTAATATTACCTCTTCTAGGAGAATTAACATTTTAGAAGAGTAGCCTGTAGAGGGCAATGTTTAACCCTATGAAGAGGCCCAAATGGAGAACTGTCAGGCACTGTGATAAGTAAGTGGTATATTCATGGAGACGCAAGATAATGATGACCCTCATTGTCTTACTATTTAAGTCACCACACCTTTCACTTATTAGGCATGGGCCACATGACTTCACTTTTCATGAAGAGTAGGGCAAGAAAAGCATAATGGCCCATATTTCAAGCAACTGCTCCCAAACCACACAACCTGAACAAAGGAGGAAATGCAGACAGTGGGTGGCTGGCCTCTGATCACCCCTATCTTGTCCTCTCCAGCAGCATTCCAGCAAGTGCTATCAGCTCTATTATTCCCCTTGTCCTCACACTCACCTAGGCTTAACATCACTGATGAGAAAATTGAACCCCAAAGAAGTGACTTAGTAGTAGTCCTGGTATCAGAGCCCAGTCTGGCTCTATAATTCCTAGCTGAGAAGTTCCTGCTATGTCCCAAGGGACACTGCTCCCATTTATTGGAGCGTCCCCTAGGGATTGTGAGGGACGAGAATGTTAGGCTAGAGATGGAAAGAGTTAAAACCAAACAATCTGAAAATCAATCCAAACCCAGGACCCAACCAGAATTGGAGACCAAAGAGCTCATTTTCCTTATTTGCTCCTCTTTTTCAACTGGTCCTCAAAACGTGTTCTTAGCtctcttctttcctatttcaaCACTTTCCTTAGAGAGTACATTCATTGCCAAGCCTTCAGCTATTATTCCTACGTAAATGGCTTCTAAGTCAGGCAGCCCCATGGTTCTAATGAATACCCCAATATGGATGTCCCACCACCATTCCAAATACAGTCTGTCTAAAATCAAATCACCCTTCTACATTTCTAGTAATAGCAATGTTATTTGATTCGCTGAACTCATCTAAGCAACTACAGCTCTGTGGGATTCACTGTTGCTTCTTTCCTCCCCACACATCCAGGCTGTCACTTAGACTTGTTGAATCTTACTGTAA is a window from the Macaca mulatta isolate MMU2019108-1 chromosome 13, T2T-MMU8v2.0, whole genome shotgun sequence genome containing:
- the EGR4 gene encoding early growth response protein 4 isoform X2, yielding MLHLSEFSEPDALLVKSTEGCCAEPSAELPRLPARDAPAATGYPGGDFLSWALNSCSASGDLADSCFLEGPAPTPPPGLSYSGSFFIQAVPEHPHDPEALFNLMSGILGLAPFPGPEAAASRSPLDASFPAGPDALLPGPPDLYSPDLGAVPFPEAFWEASPCAGAPSQCLYEPQLSPPDVKPGLRAPPASPALDAASAFKGPYAPWELLSVGAPGNCGSQGGYQTAPEARFPAIGTKIEDLLSISCPAELPAVPANRLYPSGAYDAFPLAPGDLGEGAEGLPGLLTPPSGEGGSSGDGGEFLVSTQPQLSPLGLRSAAAADFPKPLVADIPGSSGVAAPPVPPPPPTPFPPAKVRRKGRRGGKCSTRCFCPRPHAKAFACPVESCVRSFARSDELNRHLRIHTGHKPFQCRICLRNFSRSDHLTTHVRTHTGEKPFACDVCGRRFARSDEKKRHSKVHLKQKARAEERLKGLGFYSLGLSFASL
- the EGR4 gene encoding early growth response protein 4 isoform X1, translated to MLHLSEFSEPDALLVKSTEGCCAEPSAELPRLPARDAPAATGYPGAGDFLSWALNSCSASGDLADSCFLEGPAPTPPPGLSYSGSFFIQAVPEHPHDPEALFNLMSGILGLAPFPGPEAAASRSPLDASFPAGPDALLPGPPDLYSPDLGAVPFPEAFWEASPCAGAPSQCLYEPQLSPPDVKPGLRAPPASPALDAASAFKGPYAPWELLSVGAPGNCGSQGGYQTAPEARFPAIGTKIEDLLSISCPAELPAVPANRLYPSGAYDAFPLAPGDLGEGAEGLPGLLTPPSGEGGSSGDGGEFLVSTQPQLSPLGLRSAAAADFPKPLVADIPGSSGVAAPPVPPPPPTPFPPAKVRRKGRRGGKCSTRCFCPRPHAKAFACPVESCVRSFARSDELNRHLRIHTGHKPFQCRICLRNFSRSDHLTTHVRTHTGEKPFACDVCGRRFARSDEKKRHSKVHLKQKARAEERLKGLGFYSLGLSFASL